Sequence from the Aromatoleum petrolei genome:
GGTGAAGGACCGCGTCGCGCGCGGCATCGCCGCGGTGGCCAACGAGCGCTGCCGTCTGATGTCCGACACGCAGCCGCCGTGGCCCTTCCTGAAGATCTTCCGCTATCTGGAGAGCTACGGCGCGGTGTCGATCGGCTCGCTCTACACCTTCGGCCTCGAAGGGACGTGGGAGTACAAGGAAGACGGATCCTGGGGCGCGCGCACGGTGCCGTGGGAGAAGGGCATAGCGATGAACGACCGCGACACGGCGCTGCGCCTGTATGCCGACTGGAACCTCTCGAAGCCGCTGTGGCAGCAGTTCTTCGACCCCTCGGTGAAGTCCGAGATGATGCTCGACATCGCGCGCGACTGGGGTGTCGACGGCTGCATGATGCACCTCAACCGCGGCTGCGAAGGCCTCTCGGTCGGCATCATGGAAAACCGCCAGGCGATGGCCAAGGCCGGCATCCCGATCATGACCTACGAGGGCAACATGGGCGACGAGCGCGAGTTCGACGAGGTTCGCACGCAGGCGCGCGTGGATGCCTTCATGGAACAGCTGGGCCTGCGCCGCCTGGCCGCCTGAGATCCCCGGCGCACCCCCAAAAAACCGATAGAGAGCGGCGCAGCGCCGCCGCTTCCGGAGGCCGTCCTTGCGTCATGGAGGATCTGATGCAGATTCCCATCGCCGAGTTGGGTCCGCGCTCCCACCGATCGGACGAAACCGATGGGCGTCGCGTCCCTGGAGCGGATCCCGGCGTCTGGTTTGGCGAGATCCGCAGCGCTCCGACATGGGTTCGTACGGATGGCAGATTCCCGTTGACCTTCCGTGTAAAATGAACGAGTATTCATTCAACGCACTGCGGGGCGTCTCCGGAATGCGGGATGCCGCGGCTTCGCCGGGCAGTGGCAACGGAATGGGGGGGATGTGATGGCGGCAGAACTGTCTCGGGCGCTCGCAGGAAAACACGTGGTGATCACCGGCGGCGGCCGCGGCATCGGTGCCGCGGTCGCGGCGGCGCTGGCCGCGCAGGGTGCGCGGCTGACGTTGATGGGGCGCAACCGCGGGCAGCTCGAGGAGCGCGCCGCGGCGCTGCGCACCCTCGGCGGCCCGTCCTGCGAAGTGCATTGCGAAGCGGTCGACGTCGCGGACGAAGCCTCGGTCGCCGCGGCCTTCGCCGGCGCCGCCGAACGCCTCGGCCCCGTCGCGGTTCTGGTGAACAACGCCGGCCAGGCCGGCAGCGCGCCTTTCCTGCGCACCGATCCGGCGCTGTGGCAGCAGATGCTGGACGTGAATCTCACCGGCACCTATCTGGCGACGCGCGCCGCGCTGCCCGGCATGCTCGCCGCCGGCTGGGGCCGCGTCATCAACGTCGCGAGCACCGCGGGGGAGAAGGGCTATCCCTACGTCTCCGCGTACTGCGCCGCCAAGCACGGCGTGATCGGCCTGACGCGCGCGTTGGCGCTGGAAATGGCGCACAAGAACATCACGGTGAATGCGGTATGCCCCGGCTACACCGATACCGATATCGTGCGCGACGCGGTCGCCAACATCCGCGAGAAGACCGGCCGCAGCGAGGCCGAGGCGCTCGCCGAACTCGCGAAACACAACCCGCAGGGCCGCCTGGTGCGCCCGGAGGAAGTCGCCAACGCGGTGCTGTGGTTGTGCCTGCCGGGTTCCGAGGCGATCACCGGCCAGGCGATCTCGGTGTCGGGCGGCGAGGTGATGTAGGCGGACCCGTCAGAGCGGGCGCCGCACTGGACAGCAACCATAAGGAGGAGGGCGGGCGCCGCCGGCGCACCACCCCGAGAGGAGACGCAACGATGAGTGATCGAAGCTATCTGGAGTGGCCCTTCTTCGACGAGCGCCACCGCGGCATGCAGATCGAACTGGAGGCCTGGGCGGCCGCGCACATCGACGGCCACCCGCATGGGGACCTCGACGACGCCTGCCGCAACCTGGTGAGAAAGCTCGGCGCCGACGGCTGGCTGCGCTACATGGTCGGCGGCACGGCCTACGGCGGCCGTCACGACACCATCGACACGCGCGCCGTGTGCCTGCTGCGCGAGACGCTGGCGCGCCATTCGGGGCTCGCCGACTTCGCGTTGGGCATGCAGGGGCT
This genomic interval carries:
- a CDS encoding SDR family NAD(P)-dependent oxidoreductase, producing the protein MVITGGGRGIGAAVAAALAAQGARLTLMGRNRGQLEERAAALRTLGGPSCEVHCEAVDVADEASVAAAFAGAAERLGPVAVLVNNAGQAGSAPFLRTDPALWQQMLDVNLTGTYLATRAALPGMLAAGWGRVINVASTAGEKGYPYVSAYCAAKHGVIGLTRALALEMAHKNITVNAVCPGYTDTDIVRDAVANIREKTGRSEAEALAELAKHNPQGRLVRPEEVANAVLWLCLPGSEAITGQAISVSGGEVM